A single window of uncultured Tolumonas sp. DNA harbors:
- the fabF gene encoding beta-ketoacyl-ACP synthase II yields the protein MSKRRVVVTGLGMLSPVGNTAEESWQTLLKGQSGITSIEHFDTTDFPTKFAGLVKNFDPEEHGISKKDARKMDLFIQYGVAAGIQAFDDSGLEITEANAHRVGVTIGSGIGGLGLIESNHTSLMNGGPRKLSPFFVPSTIINMAAGHLSIMKGLRGPNIAITTACTSGTHAIGFAARMIAYGDADAMVAGGTEKASTPMGMGGFAAAKALSARNDEPQKASRPWDKDRDGFVLGDGAGVLVLEEYEHAKARGAKIYAELIGFGMSGDAHHMTAPPDDGSGAALAMQNAIRDAGITPEAIGYINAHGTSTPLGDKAELRAVKSTFGSHANNVMVSSTKSMTGHLLGAAGAIEAIITVLALRDQIAPPTINLDNPDEECDLDLVANVAKPGNFECALSNSFGFGGTNGSLIFKRV from the coding sequence GTGTCAAAGCGCAGAGTAGTGGTGACCGGCCTGGGGATGTTGTCTCCCGTAGGTAACACTGCTGAAGAATCTTGGCAGACCTTGTTAAAAGGCCAAAGTGGTATCACCTCCATCGAACATTTCGATACGACGGACTTCCCAACTAAATTTGCAGGCTTGGTGAAGAATTTTGATCCCGAAGAACATGGCATCAGCAAAAAAGACGCCCGTAAAATGGATTTATTTATCCAGTACGGTGTGGCTGCTGGTATTCAGGCTTTCGATGACTCAGGTCTTGAAATCACTGAAGCTAACGCGCATCGCGTTGGTGTAACCATTGGTTCTGGTATCGGTGGTCTGGGTTTGATTGAATCAAACCATACCAGTCTGATGAATGGTGGTCCGCGTAAACTGAGTCCGTTTTTTGTTCCGTCTACCATCATCAACATGGCGGCAGGTCATCTGTCTATCATGAAAGGATTGCGTGGTCCTAACATCGCGATCACTACTGCATGTACTTCTGGTACACATGCGATCGGCTTTGCCGCGCGTATGATTGCATACGGTGATGCTGATGCGATGGTGGCGGGTGGTACAGAAAAAGCCTCAACCCCTATGGGGATGGGTGGTTTCGCTGCTGCGAAAGCATTGTCTGCCCGTAACGATGAACCACAAAAAGCTAGTCGTCCTTGGGACAAAGACCGTGATGGTTTTGTGCTGGGTGATGGTGCTGGTGTGTTGGTTCTGGAAGAGTATGAGCATGCCAAAGCACGTGGTGCTAAGATTTATGCTGAACTGATTGGTTTTGGCATGAGTGGTGACGCTCACCATATGACGGCTCCGCCAGATGATGGTAGTGGTGCCGCATTAGCAATGCAGAATGCGATCCGTGATGCAGGTATTACTCCGGAAGCAATTGGTTATATCAATGCACACGGTACCTCTACGCCATTAGGCGATAAAGCGGAATTACGTGCAGTGAAAAGCACGTTTGGTTCGCATGCGAATAACGTGATGGTTAGCTCTACTAAATCGATGACTGGTCACCTGTTGGGTGCGGCTGGTGCGATTGAAGCAATCATTACTGTATTAGCACTGCGCGATCAAATTGCACCACCGACTATCAATTTAGATAATCCGGATGAAGAGTGCGATTTGGATCTGGTTGCCAATGTTGCTAAGCCAGGTAATTTTGAGTGTGCTTTATCTAACTCGTTTGGTTTCGGTGGTACGAACGGTTCGCTGATTTTTAAACGCGTTTAA
- the pabC gene encoding aminodeoxychorismate lyase, translated as MLLVNGTSATTVSAQDRGLTLGDGLFTTLYLKNHKPVLWPYHVARLREGSARLKLPLPDFDLLYEQCCQLATDYDDEACGKIIITRGTGGRGYSPQGCDTPTIIVSAHPYPIHYHDWQLAGISLDIAEQRLGCQPMLAGLKTLNRLEQVLLKNELDERGIPEAIVLDWQDHVVEAVTANIFWRKGEQIFTPDLKLVGVCGVMRAFVIQQLNSWQYEVTSVSTRLPALLDADEVWITNALMGVVPVTGIKDVKYQDHRFVKRLQNALAALA; from the coding sequence ATGCTTTTGGTTAATGGTACATCTGCCACAACAGTTTCAGCTCAGGATCGGGGGTTAACGCTGGGTGATGGTCTGTTTACCACGCTGTATCTGAAAAATCATAAACCAGTTCTGTGGCCATATCATGTTGCACGATTGCGCGAAGGATCTGCGCGACTCAAATTGCCGCTGCCTGATTTTGATTTGCTCTATGAGCAATGCTGTCAGTTAGCTACCGACTATGATGACGAGGCATGCGGTAAAATTATCATTACCCGTGGTACAGGTGGGCGCGGTTATAGCCCGCAAGGGTGTGATACGCCGACCATTATTGTTTCTGCTCATCCTTATCCTATCCATTATCATGACTGGCAACTTGCTGGCATTAGCCTTGATATTGCGGAACAACGGTTGGGTTGTCAGCCCATGCTGGCAGGATTGAAAACGTTAAATCGCTTGGAACAAGTGTTGTTAAAAAATGAGCTGGATGAGCGAGGCATACCAGAAGCGATTGTGCTGGATTGGCAAGACCATGTGGTTGAGGCGGTGACAGCAAATATATTCTGGCGTAAAGGTGAACAGATTTTTACCCCTGACTTGAAACTGGTTGGGGTGTGTGGTGTGATGCGCGCCTTTGTTATACAGCAACTGAACAGCTGGCAATATGAAGTAACATCGGTTTCTACAAGGCTGCCTGCGTTGTTAGATGCGGATGAAGTTTGGATCACGAATGCGCTGATGGGTGTCGTGCCAGTTACAGGAATAAAAGATGTCAAATATCAAGATCATCGCTTTGTTAAACGGTTGCAAAATGCGCTGGCAGCGTTGGCCTAA